A window of Candidatus Poribacteria bacterium genomic DNA:
GCTGTGCTACATTTCCAGGAAGATCTTCTGCGTCAAGCTGGACAAACACCGCTCCTCCATTTTTTGGATGCTGACTTTCACGATAATCTTAGCCGGGCAACCCAAGGTTTCAGTGATCGCGTTGTCAGTTGGTTTCAGAGTGTTCTGGCAAATATCCATAGTGTTGCAGGCGTGTGCGGACTGTTGGGCGCGGTCCTCATTCTAAGTCGTAATATATGGTGTATGATCGCTTTGCTCGTCAGTTCCGCCATCATTCTCTTCACAAGGAAGCCCATTGCAAGGCTTGAACTCGAACGAGACCGCGCAGCAGCACGTCCTAACCGAACACAGACAGCATGGGCAGCTCGACTCTACCAACGGGTCAGCAGCCCAGAGGTGCGTCTCTTTACACTCCAACAGTGGCTGCTTTCAAAATGGGAAAACGCATATCATACGCTCGCTACGGTGGAAATAGGATCCCTGAAAAGGAAAACCGCTTGGAACGCACTTGCCAACCTCAGTTCTATCCTCGGATATTGCGTGATCGTTTTCATCGCAGCCCGAACTGCACATAGTGGAGATCCTGAAAAAATTGCCGGTATCTTCACTGGCTTAATTGCCGCCGCCGCTGGCTTACAAGGATTTCTCTCATATATGGCACACTCTATGGGAAATCTCGCCGAACAGAGCGGCATCTTACGTGACCTGGCGACACTGTTCACAACGCAATCTACGAAAGAGGAAAGCGTTTCTGATACGATGGAGAAACCTCAGGAGGGTCAGGGGCAACCACAAGGGATGCCCCTACTCGCCGCAGAAGCGAGAGAGATGACAGTTGCCATGAACGATCTCTCGTTCCAATACCCGCGCGCAGTGACGCAAACCCTCAAAGAGATTACCGCAAAAATCACACCCGGTGAAACCGTCGCGCTCGTTGGAAAAAATGGCGCAGGAAAGACAACACTCGCAAACATATTACTCGGTCTGTACGCGCCAGATAGTGGGACACTCACATTTTCACAGAGGGCACAGAACGGTATGACTTCCGAAAAACCTACAGCAAGTGCTGTCTTTCAAGACTTCACAAAGTTCCTACTGCCCGTCAGAGACAACATTGGCTTCGCTGACCTGAATCGCATGCAAGACGACAACCGTATGCGGCACACACTCGACAGAGCAGGCTCCACTTTCTCACAAGAACTCGATACTTGGCTCGGACATGAATTCGGCGGACGTGATGTGTCTGGTGGAGAATGGCTGCGCCTCGCCGTTGCGCGTGGACTTTTCCGACAGAGCCAATTTGTTGTGTTTGATGAACCCACTGCCGCCATCGACCCAGTCGCTGAAGTTGAAATGATCCGAGAACTGCTCACCAAAGACGAATCGCGTACCACCCTTGTCATCTCACATCGGCTTGGGGTCGCCCGCCTCTGCGACAGAATCCTTGTTTTAGATGAAGGACAACTCGTTGAAGACGGCACACATGAAGAGTTACTTGCTATGAACGGGTTATACGCCGAAATGTGGAACGCACAAGCGTCATGGTATGCTTAGACACAGAAATTCAATACAATTGTTGGTTCTAAAAATAGGCTTCTCGTTTTATAGAGAATGGCAGCCCAGCGAATGCGCGTGTGGGATTCCCAAAAAACCCTCTCCACGAAAGGCAAGCTTCCCTAAGCTAAAACGTGTCTTCGGCGTAAGACTTCTACCAATTTAAGATTCATGCAATCTTTTCGCGCTAAAATTGTATCTATAATAGTTGAGAAGAAAGAACACCCTTCTTTTTCAGAATTATGCCTACTTTTTTTGAATAGTTCGCGTCACTTATAGTGAATTGATAGAGTGCTTCTTTTTTTCATCAGACTTATGTTTCTGATATTGAAACTATATCCCTTTAATACACAACAACAACAAATCTAATCGAAAATCAGTATACAAAGATTTCACTATAGTTTGGAGGATGAAATGCGTATAGTCGAGGCGGTATCTGTCGGAATCTCTGCGATTCGTAGTAACAAAATGCGTTCATTATTAACCATGCTTGGTATTATCATCGGTGTCGCTTCGGTATTAGCAATGATAGCGATTGGTGATGGTGCCAAGGAAATTGTCCGGCAAGATGCACAGAAATTAGGTGGTGCAAATCAGTTCTTCGTGTACCGTATGTGGTACAAACGCGTAAACAACCGGTGGGTCCGTAATCGTAGCAGCGAGTACCTGAAATACGAAGATGTGTTGGCAATGGAGGCAGAATGTCCAACTGTTCGCGCTGCCACGCCACAAATCTGGAACTGGGGTGGTGTGCTCATCCAAGCTTCAGGTGGCTCTGAAACCCGTGCAGGCTGGAACGGCGTAGATGCCAACTATAACACCGCAATGGACTGGAACGTTAAAGACGGACGTTTTATTTCAGATGAAGAGGTCAGAAACGCATCAAAAGTCTGTGTGCTTGGGGATGAGGTTGCAACCGCCCTGTTCGGTGATAGATCACCGTTGGGGCAGGAAATTAAAATCGCACGAGACAGCGAATATCACAACCGTTGGGGACAAAAAGAGGGGAGACGATCCACGGAACGCTTCACGGTTATTGGCACATTCGTGCCGAGAGGTACAAGTCTCCGGTTCGGTGTTAGTTTCGATAATCTTGTCTTCATTCCTGTATCAACCATTCAGGAACGCTTCACAGGCAATGACCAGATTCCGCGTATCACGGTCTATGCACATACCGTTGACGATGTGCCACAGGCAGTTGAAGAGGTAAAAACCGTCATCCGGAAACGGCATAGAAATCAAGACGATTTCATCGAGATCTTTGAGATGCAAGCCGGTATGGCACAATTAGATAAAATCAGTAAAATCATAAAAATTACCTTAGGCAGCATCGCCGGATTCTCGCTCCTCGTCGGCGGCATCGGGATTATGAACATGATGTTAGTCGCTGTTACCGAACGCACTCGTGAAATTGGGCTTCGGAAGGCACTCGGTGCGAAACGGTTGGATATTCTACTGCAATTTCTAATAGAGTCAGTGATCCTATGTGGTGTCGGCGGTGCAATCGGCGTTGGGTTGGGCATTCTCGCCGGTGAAGGGATGGCACTGCTCGCTGTCAAAATCGTCAAAATTGTTCCCGAATGGCCCGCAGTTGTCTCCCCACAATGGATATTGATTTCTGTATCGGTTTCAGCGATAATCGGCATCTCCTTTGGTCTGTATCCCGCGCTAAAGGCATCGTCCCTTTCTCCCATTGAAGCTCTGCGCAAAGATTAGAATTTAGAACGACAAAGATATTTATGGTGAAATCTAAAAATAATAGATCTCTTGTAGGGGCACCCCTTGTGGGTGCCCGCATACTTTTTTACCCTTCCCTGAAAAAGCCCTTCTTTAACGCCAGTTTGAAAAAAGTCCGAGAAGTCAAGACCAAAGCACATTCAACAAAAAAGTCTCGATTTTTACGGAGTTAACCCCCTAAATCCCCCTTATCAGGGGGACTTTAAGAGGAAATGCGTCTGTCCTAAGTATTTATCAAACTCACGTTTCTTTAGGTTCAAATCTAATTGAGAACCTCTATCCACAAGTACATGGCAAAATACAATCAACCCAGAAAGAACACACAAAACAGCGTGAAATCTGGGTTGAGTTAAAAATGGAATTCGGTTAAAATATGTATAGGTAGAAAACGAGAGGTATTATCGGCTTCCTTTCAAACCTTTCAAAGGTGTTTTTTCGCTTCTTTTGCAGAATTATGCACACTTTTTTTTCGTAGTTCGCGTCACTATAGTGAAGTGAATTGATAAAGTGCTTCTTTGCGATTTGTAACCGAAACATGGAAATCGCATCAGCTCCTTTGATGAAAACAGTCTTTCTGGAGATATTTGATGAAAAACGACGATGTTGTGTTGATCCAACGCATTCTTGCGGGTGATGAGACCGCCTTTGCAAGTCTGGTGAGAAAGTACCAGAAACAGGTCCACACGCTTGCATGGCGGAAAATTCGGGATTTCCATATCGCTGAAGATATTACGCAGGAGACCTTTCTGCAAGCCTATCAGAAATTGGAAACCTTGGAAGACCCGACACGGTTTCCAAGATGGCTTTATGTGATTGCAGATCGGCTCTGTATTGCGTGGCTCCGAAAAAACCAGCGACAAACCGAACCTCTGGAAGAAGCCGACCTCTCAGGAATAGAGACAGAAGCATATTCCAGATTTGTCGCAACAGAGCACGCCGAAATTTTTGCTGAAGCGCGACGCGACCTGGTCGAAAAGCTGCTTGCGAAGTTGAAGGAAAACAACCGAACAGTCATCACGCTTCATTACCTTGAAGGCATGACTTATGCAGAAATCGTTAACTTCTTAGGTGTACCAGAAAACACGATTAGGAGTCGTCTCCGCCGCGCCCGGCAACAACTAAAGAAGTATGAATTCATGATTCAAGAAGCGTTAGATATCACAATTGAAGCGGAACATCACTCCCAAAAACATTTGAACGGAGATTTCAGAATGAAATTAACCTTTGAAAGAGATAACCTTTTGTCCTCTCTACAAGTGCTGCAGGGTGTCGCGAGTGAGCAGAATACGCCGCCTATTCTCATCCACGCCGAGGGAAGCACGATTGAATGTATGGCGACGGACATGGAAATCGGCATCAGAATGAAAGTTGACGGGACAGTCAAAGAAGCGGGTACAATCCTTATCCCCGCCGAAAAATTGGCGGATATTGTTAAAGGATGGCCCACTGAAAAACCGATAGACTTGACAACTACGACAAACAATCGGATTGAAATCACTTCTGGAAATGGCATTCACAAAACGGTCAAACTCGCCGATGAAGAATTCCCACAACTCCCTTCCATTGACGAGGCAGCATTCGCTATTGATGGAAAAACCCTGCGGTCTGTTCTTCATAAAACTGAATTTGCTGCGCCTGCAAAGAAAGCCAGACAAGCATGCCTAAACGGACTCTATTTTAACCTGCTTGAGGACAGAACCGAGATCGTTGCAGCCGATGGTATACAACTTGCCGTCGCACATTGTGAACCCCTTAAATTATCCCAAGAAAGCGATGGATTCATCGTCCCACTCAAAGCCGTCAAAGAGATTGAACGAACCTTTGCTAACGCCCCAGAGATAAAAATCTCACGCATTGAGAACCAGATTCTCTTTGCGGATGAGCGCGCTACGGTGACGACGCGATTGGTAGACGCTGAATATCCGCCGTATGAGAAACTCATTCCGGTGTCTCCTAAAGTGCGGACAGTTGTGCCGAAAGCGTCTATTGTGCATGCAATGGATAAAATTTTGTCGCGCGCAAATCCGGAACACTCTCGGATCTGTTTAGAAATAGATGAACAGCAGATTCGGATCTCGGCGAAGACCTCTGAGACAGATGAAATATATGAGACATTAGCGGTCGAGTCCAGCACTGGGAGCATCCGTATCGGTCTGAATGCTCAGCTGCTCATAGAGATACTCTTGCACATTGAAACGGAGTCTCTCGCACTAGAGTTCTCGAGTGGGTTGCAACCTGTCACTGTTAAACCGGTTGGGGCGGAAGGACATATCTGTCTCATCTGCCAGATGAACTTAGAATCCTAAGCATCAAGGAATCCCTCACTACCGCTGGCGAGGATTGTATCCTCGCCTCAAACCTCCATCGCCGCTGGCGCGGGTGTTTTTGCGGATTTCCGCTAGTATCCTCGCCTTCCCACAATTAAACACTATGTGGAGAACTTTAATGACCCCTGAAATCGCTTTACAAAAACGAGAGCAAATGATTCGCGATGGTTTCTGTGTCATCAACAACATTCTCACAGACGAATTTCTGCTGGCACTTCAAGACGAATCAGAACAACTTCTCGCTAATTATGTGCCACCAGAACACACCAGATACCATGGGCATCATCTACAAGTTACAAGCAAAGACAATACGCTCGTTCAGAAACTATTAGAATGGCACCCTACGCTCAATGCATTAGAAGAAATGGGGTTTGGCGATTTCACAGTCCCCGTAGGTATCACGATTCTGACGAAAGATCTAGGCGCACCGCCACTCTATTGGCATCAAGATTGGTACTATTGGAACGATCCAATTAGTTGCGCGCCTTGGCCCCAACATATCTTTATGAAATATTATCTCACCGATACAACACCAGAAAACGGCTGTTTAAAGGTTATTCCGCGGACACATCGCAAGCGCATTGATTTACACGACAAACTTCTCCATGCAAGCAAACTCGGTAATGTCCTAAAACCAGGATCAGAATCTAAGGAAAAATATTCTGTGATGTTCAATGACCATCCGGGTCAGGTGGATGTTTGTGTCAAAGCAGGTTCATTGGTGATGCGAGATGCACGCCTTCTACATTCCGTCCGAAAAAACGATACGGACAAACGACGCACAATGCTTCTCGTATGGATTGTCCGCCCAAACACCATTCCAGACTATTGGAGCCACGAAATCCCCGAACCCGTTTTAAATCGAGATGAAACCAAGGACTATCCCAGCTCACAGATCCCCAATGAATTTTTAACTTATAGTAAATCCCATAATTAGTTATACAGTTTTATGATTTGTTCAATAGTTGCTTCAGGGTTGTATTGATACTTTCGCTTAATATTAGCGAAGTCCTTCTCAATAGGGTTCAACTCCGGCGAATACGGCGGTAAAAATAGTAAACTCGCACCCATGCGGCATCCAAGAGATTTTAGCAGTTGAACCGGATGCAAAATTGCCGACAACATGGGGACATCTTAAACGAAAGTACGGTGTGCGCGATGGGTCAAATTGACGTATAAAATCTCATCCCTTTTAAGATTATGCCAATTTGGCAGACGTTCAGTGGAAATTTCCACTATTTCAAGCAATTACTATTGGCATAGATATTGCCTACCATATCAGTAAAATCTGAAAATATGTAGACAGTTATTCGGTGAAAAGCCCTCACCTTCGCTGGCGAGGTTTGTAACCTCGTCCTCATAATGTCGAAATAATTATAAGCTTTACTATAAATGATGTTCCTAACCCTGATACGCCAAGAACTTTTGACCCATCTGATGAGCGCACGTTTTTTTGCTGCGGTCATCATTACACTCTTACTGGTTGTCGCCAATACGTTTGTCTTGATCGGGGCACACGAAGAGCGTCTCGCCGACTATAGCCAGAAAGAAGCAGTGAACCGCGAGACAGTCGCAGCAACACCTGCCTATTCGGTTTTAAAGTTGAAGGTTCAGCGTCCTCCCAATCCCCTGAGTCTCTTTAGTGCCGGCTTAGAGACGCGTTTCGGCAGCGATATTGACATAGCATTTAACAGCGTGCCAGCCCTATCAAATCCCATAGCCGAGGTCAGACCAGACGAGGAATCTCAGTGGAAGTTTGATAGAGTGTCGTCCCTCTCAAGCCCCGGAGCACTCCTCGGTATAAATAACCCATATCTGCTCCTTTTTTCACAGATAGATCTCGTCTTTATCTTTCAAGTTGTGTTGAGCCTGATTGCCCTGCTTTTCGCTTATGATGCCATTGCAGGCGATTGGGAAACCGGCACCTTGCGCTTGGTGCTCTCACACCCTGTCGGGCGCGGGCACGTCCTGCTTGCCAAATATATTGCGGCGATGGTCTGTCTGCTGCTCCCTGTGCTAATGAGTCTGCTGCTCGCCCTGATTCAGTGTTCCTTCGCGCGTTCCCTGCAATTCAGCACAGAGGATTTTCTACGAATTGGCGGTATTGTTTTGACAACTATTGTTTACCTATCGGTTTTCTACCTGATCGGTCTGCTCATTTCCACAACAACCCGCCGGGCTGCCACGTCCTTGATGCTCTGTATGTTCCTGTGGGTCGTTTTGGTGCTTGTCTATCCAAACTGGAGCCGGTTTGCCCTGAACCCGGTGGACGACATGCGTGCAGAGAAGTTATCCGCTAACCAGCAGATAGCACAGATTCGGGAAGAGGCAGATCGAGAACAGAAGCGGTTCTTGGTGAACAGTCCACTTAAGGGAGACCCTCCAATATTTTTCGATACATTTACAGGTACCGACTTCTATAAAGGCGGGGCGTGGTATCTCGGAGATTTTCCTCGGGTTCACATCGAAATCGAATTGAAAAATACTGCGGATCCCTTGGTAACACACTTGCGCCGTTATTATGAATTTGCCGCGACACTGCAAATCCAGAATGCCGAAAAGGTGTACTTAGTTGGGAAGCAACTGATGGCACAGACATCCCTCCAGCAAGCACACTGGGATGAACGACTCATGAAACTTAGTCCGGTGAGTCTGTACACGTTCGCAACCGCCGCGTGGGCAGGTACCGATTTAGACAGCATGACCGACTATATCCGAGCCGCACAGATATACCGGCGTACCCTCATTGACGCTTTTCATGAGAGAGATGTCTTCGCGAGTCTGCAGTGGTTTTCAACAAATCAAGGCACCGTAGACTGGTCGATTCTGCCTGACTTTCGTTTTGAGCATGCAGATGTCAGCATCAACGCACAGCGCGCCCTACCGGAATTACTTTTGCTGGTCTTCATCAACCTCGTCCTATTCATGATAACATTTCTGGTCTTCATCAAAATTGAAGTATAGGACAGTTATCAGTTGTCAGTCGTCAGTTAAGAGATGTTTTGATTAAGTCAAAACCCTCTTTTAACGGATAACCGATGACTGATAACTGAAAATTAACGGATGACTTCTTAACTGAAAACTGAAAACTGAGAACCGAGAACTAATAAAATGATTTGGCATATTGTTACACGTGAACTTTTGGATCATCTCACGAGTCTCCGCTTCGCCTTAACCACGCTTATCCTCGTAGCGTTAATGGTCACCAACGCCGTTGTGCATCTTCAGACACATCCTGAACGCATTCGGAAATATTCTGAGAACGTTAGTGCATCCCACACCGAGTTGAAATCCCGCACACAGTTATATGCGCTGCTACAAAAGGGTCCGGGTAAACTATACAAACGACCTTCATCGCTCACCTTCATTGCCGATGGAGGGGACGCGTTTTTGCCAAGCAAAACCATGAGTGCCGGTTCCTGGAGACTCTACGGGTCCGCCAGCATTTGGGCAATGGGCGTTCCACGTCTGAATATGGAGGCGATCAGCAATCACCGCCCGACCGCCGTGGTGATTGATTGGGTCTTTATCATCACCTATCTGCTCTCCTTCATTCCGCTCCTCTTTACCTTTGATGCACTCTCAGGGGAACGAGAACGAGGGACGCTACGGCTATGTCTCGCAAATCCCATCTCGCGTCCTGCTTTGTTAGTGGGTAAATTCCTTGGCTCGCTGACCGCAGTCCTCATCCCTTTCTATTTCGCTGTGTTGTTCAATCTCGCCATCATTTCCACCGAGAATTGGACGCAGCTCAGTGGGACAGACTGGGGACGTGTAGGGCTCATCGTCCTGATTGCTTCTTGCTATGCTGGCATCTTCATTGCAGTTGGACTTATCGTCTCCGCGATGACACGAGAAAGCAGGTTAAGTCTCGTTGTCCTATTGCTAATTTGGGTGACCGCCGTAGTGTTTATGCCCTCAACCCTCGGCACTCTCTCAACAAAATGGATGCCCTCTGTCCAAACGCACCATCAATTTCGGATGGCAAAAGGGACCGCCTTCGACCAAATTTTAAGCGATTTCCTCAATAAAAAGGAAACTTTAAAAGAACGCCGTCAATCAGCAGGCACCTCTCAGGAAGAAGTTGCAGAGGTAGACACTTCAGAATTAGAGATCCAGCGCGAGTTCGTTAGCAAAGACATGGAAACACGGGAGCGGCTGAGCCGCCAGCATCTCGCTGCACAAAGCGCGCAAGTCCTCCACGCAAGACGAATAACTCGATGCTCCCCTGCAGCGGTTGTCCAATACGCCCTTGAATCCATGGCAGGTACAGGCTTTAATCGCCATTTGCAATTCTTAGAAAATTGTCATCTTCATATCCGTCAGTTCCGAGACTTTACCGTTGAAATGGATAGAGCAGATCCAGAAAGCCTTCACTTCATCGGCATCCCGAAAGGCATGTCAGAAAAGCCTGTCTCACCAGAGGCTATCCCGATGTTTGAGGATAAGTTAACTTTTCAAGATACACTCAATTCGGCTATAATGGATATACTGTTGCTCATTTTACTACTCGGTATATTTCTTTCAGGTGCCTTCCTCGTCTTCCTACGTTCAGAGGTATAAGGTACAGCGAAAAATCAGGTAATTTTACTTTTTTAAACCGCCCCCCGAAAAAGCCCACTCTTTAAGTTAAAATCTAATTGAGGACTATCTATGCGATCAGATATATCAATCCACACCACTCTGAAAGATGAAGAGCTCATCCAACTTGTACAAATGGGGAATGAGTCAGCATTTACAGAACTGATGTCGCGTTATAGTCCACGCATCTGGAAAGTGATTATCGCAAATTCGAGACAACGCCGCGATGCCGAAGAAATTCTCATGGATGTCTGGAAATCCGTCTGGGAAAATATCAGTGGACTGCGGAGTGTTGAAAGTTTCGGTGGATGGCTGCATCGCATCGCTTACAACGCTTGCAAGCGGTATTACGCTTCACTGCCTCATTCAACAGACGAGATGCCGTATAGTTACGCTGACTTAACCGATCAGATCGATCGGGACGCGGTTGCGCGTTTCTGGGAAACAGAACTCCACGATGCTGTGAGAGAAGCAGTGCATCACCTGCCAGATAAAGTACGCCGCGTTGCGGTCCTATACTATCTGGAATTGTGGAGCGTCAACGAGATCCATGCTGAACTCGGATTAGCGATAGGCACAATCAAGACGAAATTAAGACAGACACGCGAACTTCTCCGCAAGGAGTTTGATGTCGAACTTGAAAGAGGGAGAACCATGTCATCTAAACAGGAAAAATCCAAACACATCCAACCCAGAATCAAGGTTATTGGGGTCGGTAGCGCGGGCGGCAACGCCGTCAAACGAATGATTGAAGCCGGTTTGACGGACATCGAATTTTATGCTGTGAATACAGACAAGGAAACACTCGACAAGCACCATGAAGCAACACCGGTGCAGATCGGTGCTAACACCACCCAAGGGCTGGGTTGTGGCGCGAACCCAGAAATAGGTAGAAGGGCAGCTGAGGAAGACAGGGAAAAACTCCACAGCCTCGTAGCAGATGCGGATATCGTTTTTATTATAGCCGGTATGGCGGGGGGAACAGGCGCGGGTGCTTCGCCGCTGATTGCTTCCCTCGCTCGAGAACAGGGTGCTTTAGCCGTAGGCGTTGTGGCACAGCCGTTCAATTTTGAAGGTCAACTTCGCAGTAAAAAAGCAGAACAAGGCTTACAAGAACTTCAGAGAAATGCTGATTCCGTTGTGGTGGTATGGAACCAACAATTACTTGATTCAATAGAGAAGAAGCAGAAACTATCAATCACAATACGTGAGGCATTCCATCTCAGTGATGAAATGCTGTGCCGCAACGTTGAAAGAAGCATCTCGGAATTTCATGCCAGCACCCTGTCCTGAGCTACCTAACGCTCTCAGGTAGCACCAGAAAACACTTTTTCACCCCTTTTTATTGTAAAATCCGTAATTACTTATACACCAACACAAGGGCGAGGATACAATCCTCGCCAGCGACAGTGGGCTGTTGTTCCCTGACGAACTGTAAACATATTTTTGGATTTTACTATAAACGTGAATTCGACATAAGAAAAGGAAAGGCGAAATAATGCATACTGAAATGTTAAGAAGTATTGAAGACATCCTATCAATCGAACTACTCACGCTATTTGATCCAATTGCCGTTTCACCAGATGGGACACAACTTGCTGTTGCTGTCCAAAGTTATTCCAGAAAACGCGTAGGAACTGGAATCGATGGTTATATTCCAACAGGCTTACTTGACTTACAGGAAGGCAGTGAAATTTGGCTTGTCAATGTTCAAAGTGGCGAATCTCGGAACCTCACACCGAACTGGGGAACAAGTTACTGCCCTGCTTGGTCACCAGATGGGAAAACATTGGCTTTTTATTCGGATAAGCACGAAACAGCCCAACTGTGGATATGGGAAGTCGGCGAAGATGAACCACAACTCGCAAGTGATGTCATGATTCGACCTTTTTTGGCGTTCACACCCTCACCGCTCTGGACACCTGATGGAACGCGTATCATCGTTAGGCTGCATGCAGAAACAGAGATAGGCGAAGAACCACCGCCAGACGAAGAAAAGACATCAGTGACAGTCTTTGAGAGTCCGATTGCTGGACAATCGGAAAATGCATTCCGACCGCGACGAACTGCATGGTTTGATGCGCGGTATCGCGCAGACATTGGCATAATAACGGTTGCCACAGGGGAAGTCCAAACGTTAGCGCACGGATTCTATCCATCCGGTATTCGCGTCGCCCCAGATGGAAGTGCCGCGGCGTTTATGAGTTTTCAAGGAATAGAAAGTAACTCGCAACTATTTTACGACCTCTATCTTTCGCCTCTGAATGGTGGACCCCCGAAATTACTTGCTGACTCGCTTAAATTTAGTTGGGGACTTTCGTTCACTTGGTCGCCAGATGGACGCTACATTGCGTACATGACAGAAAACAAAGAGGCAAAAGATGAACTTTTCCTTATTTCGACAACTGACGGTAGCCAACTGAATCTCACTCAAGACACCGACATTGAACTGACAAATGGGTCGCATCCCCCTTTATCGCCTTTATGGAGTTCAGATAGCAAACACCTATTCTGGGTTGCGCGAGGCGATCTCTGGCGAATCTCTGTCGCCGATAAAACTATTGAGAAACTCACAGATGGATTTGACCGTCACGTTGTCCGGATTGTTCGTTGTGCCCAAGCAGACACCGCCTGGGCACCGGACAACGCTGAAGTGATATACATTCATACAGTACACTTTAAAAGTGCTCAGTCCGGTTTTCATCGCGTCAACCTGAAAACGCGCGAAATCACACA
This region includes:
- a CDS encoding ABC transporter ATP-binding protein, whose protein sequence is MKNTNTLPRRAVLRLIWRFIRIAPFPLLVILLLRLINAGHRGFSPIIIAGFTNALINAEGLFLWMGVYLLLMILEILTDVFNGVTQMWFSNKAVLHFQEDLLRQAGQTPLLHFLDADFHDNLSRATQGFSDRVVSWFQSVLANIHSVAGVCGLLGAVLILSRNIWCMIALLVSSAIILFTRKPIARLELERDRAAARPNRTQTAWAARLYQRVSSPEVRLFTLQQWLLSKWENAYHTLATVEIGSLKRKTAWNALANLSSILGYCVIVFIAARTAHSGDPEKIAGIFTGLIAAAAGLQGFLSYMAHSMGNLAEQSGILRDLATLFTTQSTKEESVSDTMEKPQEGQGQPQGMPLLAAEAREMTVAMNDLSFQYPRAVTQTLKEITAKITPGETVALVGKNGAGKTTLANILLGLYAPDSGTLTFSQRAQNGMTSEKPTASAVFQDFTKFLLPVRDNIGFADLNRMQDDNRMRHTLDRAGSTFSQELDTWLGHEFGGRDVSGGEWLRLAVARGLFRQSQFVVFDEPTAAIDPVAEVEMIRELLTKDESRTTLVISHRLGVARLCDRILVLDEGQLVEDGTHEELLAMNGLYAEMWNAQASWYA
- a CDS encoding ABC transporter permease, with product MRIVEAVSVGISAIRSNKMRSLLTMLGIIIGVASVLAMIAIGDGAKEIVRQDAQKLGGANQFFVYRMWYKRVNNRWVRNRSSEYLKYEDVLAMEAECPTVRAATPQIWNWGGVLIQASGGSETRAGWNGVDANYNTAMDWNVKDGRFISDEEVRNASKVCVLGDEVATALFGDRSPLGQEIKIARDSEYHNRWGQKEGRRSTERFTVIGTFVPRGTSLRFGVSFDNLVFIPVSTIQERFTGNDQIPRITVYAHTVDDVPQAVEEVKTVIRKRHRNQDDFIEIFEMQAGMAQLDKISKIIKITLGSIAGFSLLVGGIGIMNMMLVAVTERTREIGLRKALGAKRLDILLQFLIESVILCGVGGAIGVGLGILAGEGMALLAVKIVKIVPEWPAVVSPQWILISVSVSAIIGISFGLYPALKASSLSPIEALRKD
- the dnaN gene encoding DNA polymerase III subunit beta encodes the protein MKNDDVVLIQRILAGDETAFASLVRKYQKQVHTLAWRKIRDFHIAEDITQETFLQAYQKLETLEDPTRFPRWLYVIADRLCIAWLRKNQRQTEPLEEADLSGIETEAYSRFVATEHAEIFAEARRDLVEKLLAKLKENNRTVITLHYLEGMTYAEIVNFLGVPENTIRSRLRRARQQLKKYEFMIQEALDITIEAEHHSQKHLNGDFRMKLTFERDNLLSSLQVLQGVASEQNTPPILIHAEGSTIECMATDMEIGIRMKVDGTVKEAGTILIPAEKLADIVKGWPTEKPIDLTTTTNNRIEITSGNGIHKTVKLADEEFPQLPSIDEAAFAIDGKTLRSVLHKTEFAAPAKKARQACLNGLYFNLLEDRTEIVAADGIQLAVAHCEPLKLSQESDGFIVPLKAVKEIERTFANAPEIKISRIENQILFADERATVTTRLVDAEYPPYEKLIPVSPKVRTVVPKASIVHAMDKILSRANPEHSRICLEIDEQQIRISAKTSETDEIYETLAVESSTGSIRIGLNAQLLIEILLHIETESLALEFSSGLQPVTVKPVGAEGHICLICQMNLES
- a CDS encoding phytanoyl-CoA dioxygenase family protein, giving the protein MTPEIALQKREQMIRDGFCVINNILTDEFLLALQDESEQLLANYVPPEHTRYHGHHLQVTSKDNTLVQKLLEWHPTLNALEEMGFGDFTVPVGITILTKDLGAPPLYWHQDWYYWNDPISCAPWPQHIFMKYYLTDTTPENGCLKVIPRTHRKRIDLHDKLLHASKLGNVLKPGSESKEKYSVMFNDHPGQVDVCVKAGSLVMRDARLLHSVRKNDTDKRRTMLLVWIVRPNTIPDYWSHEIPEPVLNRDETKDYPSSQIPNEFLTYSKSHN
- a CDS encoding transposase, whose amino-acid sequence is MGASLLFLPPYSPELNPIEKDFANIKRKYQYNPEATIEQIIKLYN
- a CDS encoding ABC transporter permease subunit, giving the protein MFLTLIRQELLTHLMSARFFAAVIITLLLVVANTFVLIGAHEERLADYSQKEAVNRETVAATPAYSVLKLKVQRPPNPLSLFSAGLETRFGSDIDIAFNSVPALSNPIAEVRPDEESQWKFDRVSSLSSPGALLGINNPYLLLFSQIDLVFIFQVVLSLIALLFAYDAIAGDWETGTLRLVLSHPVGRGHVLLAKYIAAMVCLLLPVLMSLLLALIQCSFARSLQFSTEDFLRIGGIVLTTIVYLSVFYLIGLLISTTTRRAATSLMLCMFLWVVLVLVYPNWSRFALNPVDDMRAEKLSANQQIAQIREEADREQKRFLVNSPLKGDPPIFFDTFTGTDFYKGGAWYLGDFPRVHIEIELKNTADPLVTHLRRYYEFAATLQIQNAEKVYLVGKQLMAQTSLQQAHWDERLMKLSPVSLYTFATAAWAGTDLDSMTDYIRAAQIYRRTLIDAFHERDVFASLQWFSTNQGTVDWSILPDFRFEHADVSINAQRALPELLLLVFINLVLFMITFLVFIKIEV